The DNA window GCTGGATATATGCCATGTATACCGTTCTGCGATTTAGTTTGGACACATCTTGTCAACTTGATGCCGAGAAGAAAGTTAGGGAGACTTAAataatcacgtgattaaATTTAACCAGACCTTATAACCATGCCCTCTTCAATTTTCGTTCTTTTATCAGTTTAAAGCCAAAATATACAAGGTTTCTTACTCCATAAGTGCTAATCGATCTCCCACGAATGCTATGAACTTACTTTAGAGGAGTCTTTCTATTTGTGGGTTTTGTGTTTGTTAACATTATTAAAGGCGAGTTTGCAGACACAAGGTCCCGGGACTTGAAGTCACTTTACGAACTCTCTAAACAAAAGCTGCTTGTCCCTCTCTTAATCATCTCCAATGAGTTTTTCACAACGAATCCAGGAGATAAGACACAACAGATCTTTGCGATTCATTGGATCCCAGTGGTTTTTTATCGTTTTGGGAGTGTTGGTGACATTAGCATATTTCTTTCCATCATTCGGTCGAAATGGCGGTACGATACATGCAGAATATACAATTGGGTATGGTGCTGTAGCACTTATCTTTTTACAAACAGGGCTATCCATGTCttcaaagaagttgttggtaaatatatttaactGGAGAGCACATTTCGTTGTTTTGCTTATCAGTTTCCTAGTCACAAGTGCGATTATGTATGGAATCTGCTGTGGGCTCTTACAATGGGGcaaaattgatgaatgGGTTATCGTTGGATTGGTGCTTGTGTCTGCATGCCCGACCACAATTGCATCTAAtgtgatgatgacgaaagATGCCGGTGGAAACGAGTCGTTATCTGTATGTGaggtttttattgaaaatgtaCTTGGCACTTTTTTGACGCCGGCCATTGTGCAGCTATACACTTCTTCAGGACAGCTTAAATTCGGAAATCCTGCAAGTGACTCGTCTTTGAGTATATTATACCGCAGTGTCATGAAGCAGCTCGGCATATCATTATTTATTCCACTTGCTGCTGGccagcttcttcaaaatatgttCCCCACGCAAGTGTCGTGGGCTTTAAAGAACTTAAACATGGGTACGATTTCCTCCttttgtttattattaatcaTGTGGTCATCCTTTTCGACAGcatttcatcaaaaagCTTTTGAATCTGTATCACATCTTAGCATCATATTTCTTgtcttttttgttattggGATATTTCTCTTGTTTACATTGATTAGCTATTTCATGGCGAGACCACCTCTACTAGACCTATTATTTAGGAAAGAATTAAGTGAACAGTCTAGCAAGGTGTACCAAATATCatatcatatatttaaGCCATTTTATTACAGCAAAAGGGATACTATTGCAGTGATGTTCTGTGGGGCGTCTAAGACTGGAGCATTAGGTGTCTCGTTGATTACCGCACAGTATGGTAACAATTTTCGGAACTTGGGGAAACTTTTAGTTCCATTGACTTTATATCAAACTGAACAGATCGTGATTTCCAGCCTTCTAGTACCTTTATTCAGGAGGTGGTGTTCTGATGAGAATGAGAGAATGGTTAAGGAGAATACTGGCGAATTGGACATAGAGAGTTCTATTAAGCTGGAAGGTCAGTCTTCcaaagaaaagaagcttAATAGCAACATGATCTAATGACCAATTCCTATCATCCTTTAGTTCAGTCACAGTTAGTTACCTTGAATAAGTACGGCTGGCTAATTACTCGTATATTTTTATTCACTCTGTAAATATTCTAAATGTCATTGATTTTTACAGCACTCTAAACTTATAAGCAAACGTCCCATATAACGGACGGACCTTTGTCATCGTACTTGCCCCTCGTTACATAGAATGTGTCATTCGAATGACCAAAAACTTGCTTGGAGACAATCTGAGCGCCTAAGAATGCAACTTCACCGTAACCATGTTTTTTCCATTCCGTAAAGTACTCAGGAAATTTTGGCgcttttataatatttggaCTTTGAGCATATTCTAGTGAATTCAAGAACCCACTCTGTGCAACAGCGCCGCCAATGAACTTATTTTTCCTCTGTTTTGGCATATTAGCCATTAAATCTTGCTCTCTTTGTTGTCTTTCATGATCTGGTTCATAGATCAAATGGTCTTCACATAGCTGCGTCAAGAGTGCCTCTCTGAATCCAGCGATTTCAGATGTTCCACCCGAAATCAAAACGTTTTCCCAAACAGCTTTACACCTAGAACCCTCATCAATCTGCGATAGTACCATCCCACAAGCACGCGATATTTCCTTAATCAAATCATCACACCCTTGAAACCTTTGCTTCCCAACAGTAACATCGTTCCCATCTCTATCAACAAATGAGTTCGTTTCCAACTGGCTATTTGAAACCTGTTCCTTGTTTTTATTCCTTTCCCTTTCCTCGAGAATTTCCCTGGTATCACGACCAGAAGTAATTATTGCTGCAACATCTAAAGCaccttcatcttcttcagaagcctcctcatcctcattaaaattgaattttgatttatCCTTCGCATCTTTTGACAAAACTTCAAACACAGATGAACGCTTCAAGTCTTCAATACTTGCAGCACTCCAACCAGGTAAGAAGCTAGCTAATTTGGCATTAATCGCATCGCCTCCAACAGGTGCACTATAAGCCAAATACTCAAGAGGTGTATAGTCTACAATGGGAATAATATCAGTATGAGCACCACCAATATCAATCACAACACAATTTTGAAGAGAGCCAAATGCATAAGATGTGGCTAATGAATTTGGCATTATCATAAAGTTATTCAACTTCATACTCTCAAATACAAACTGAGTTAAGATTTCCTGCTCACTTTGTGACCACGAATAGTGTGTGATTAAAAACATCGGAATGTTGGAAACTTGGGCTTCCCACCCTTCAGGATTCTCTTTGATTCGTTGTTGCAAAACTGATTTGTAAATTGCCTTGAGAAAGTATAGAAAAGCATCCAAATTCGTGATGGAACCGTTGTTAATAGGATAAATCATATCTTCAGTTTTATTACTAGTGAATTcaccatttttattacGATAAACCTGCGTAGGAACTTCCCAATTTGGTGGAATAAAAGTCTCATCGCCAATTCCAAATTGGACTAGCGTAGTCCTGGACCGGGGATAAACCAACTGCACAAAATTGTTAGTCAACTCCAATTAGTTACTAGAACCAAATCgataaaataaagtttACTTACAAAGTAACTGTCTTGTCTCAACGAAGGCATAATCAGTGAGCTCCTTATTTAATTTCTGTATTGACGTGCTGTTGTGCTTAGCTGAAATAAAGAAGCTTGTCGCTTCTGATTTTCAACGTGATAAATTaaaatacttttcaaaGCAAAAGTTGATCAAGATGATGAACTGCAAAGAAGGAATAAGATAGCCAAACTGAACAATTAGTTCATCCTCTGGATTAATTTTCAGGTAGTTGTGACTTGTAGTAATTAAGCTCTTTATAAGGATTCTAGATACTGTACTTGTAGATATGTTTTTGAGTGCTAAAAAGACTGTGCTGCATCATAGCGTAGCGATCTcgtcaaataaatatcgCGTAATGGATTCCAATGAAGATTGCGTATAAAGTTAATTTATACCAACTATACTCATCATCGCTcgaaagaagaagaagtttgcATAGGATTTAGATGGAACAAAGTATACGTAACGAGCTGCCTAGCAGGAATTTAGTTAGGCTTAGTCCTGCCGATAATGATTCGATAAACCAAAGGGCACTACAACTATTACAGAGAAATCGACAGAGAAGACAGTTACTTCAAAGGCAGGAGGACAGGCTACGTTATGTTTCCACCAAGAGTGAGCATAAAGAGAATTATGAAAGGCATAAGGCGAATGATGATGCTAGAGCTAGTGAGCAAAGACATTCAGAAGTTGATGGTAAGGGCATTTTAAAAGCTAAGGCAAAAAGACATAAATCTGCAATGACTGTGAAGAGGATGAGGTACAGACCTAGTGATGTAGCTTTACAAGAGATCAGGAAGTATCAACGATCGACGGAGCTTCTAATTTCTCGAATGCCGTTTGCCAGATTGGTGAAGGAAGTTACGGATCAATTTACCACAGAAGAGCAACAGTTACGGTGGCAGTCGATGGCTATACTTGCGCTTCAAGAAGCAAGTGAAGCATATCTAGTTGGTCTTTTAGAGCACACAAATCTGCTTGCGTTACATGCAAAAAGGATCACGATCATGCGCAAGGACATGCAATTGGCAAGGAGGATACGGGGTCAGTTTATTTAACGTTATAAAGATATGTAGGTAGACAGAAGGGCATTTGCCATGTTTACCAATAATATAGCCTGAGAAGATATAAACAGGGGTATTCTTCAATCTCAATTAAAATGTACTAATAGTccttatttttattaagtGGTGGAGTGTCTACTTAAACTGTACATACAACCTAACCATTATTACAAAATTTACTATTTCTAAGATTAACCAGATGTAAATTTCTAAAACTATTAGATGTATGCGCTCATGACAAAAACTTAACATAGTTCATAGGTATTAATCCTTGACGACCGTTACTGTTATGTACCTCTCCGATATACCAGTCGGTATTCAACTTTTCTGTTAATAAAAGATGATCGCCCATCTGAAAGTTTAAGATGTCATTTTCATTAGGTTCAGTAAAGCTGTAAAGTGCTTTGGCATATCCAATTACTCTTTGACCCCTGCTAGTAGCCTTGGGCCATTCAAAGGTGGTAGTTTTCGTTTTTTCGAATGGAATAAAGCGTGGCTGACGATCTACTGAATTTGAGCCATCAGAATCAGAGTCACTCGAAGGGAGGTTTTTGGACTTTGGCTGATTTCTCttcatttcttcttcttccagtGCTCTCAGAGCCCCATCAATATCTGCCGCCAAAGATTTACGGCGGTGCGATCTAGTTCTTCTAAGAGAAGAACCATCACTGCCCGACTGAGATGATGCTATTGGAACCGGATCAGAGCTTGGACGCGAGAGATCTTCTGCCGACCTACAAAAGTCACGGGATTTTCTTCTATTACGAGAATTCCAAGACTTTGCTAGTCGTTGGGAATCATCTATGCTACTGGCATAAGACGAAATGGAAGTACTCATTGAATCAATACTTGTGCGGACCTTTTTTTGTGTGTAATCGGTTGGATTGGATGTATATGACTCAGACTCTGAGGAACCTGCCCTCGTATCCCGGAATTCTTCATTAATTAATTGTTGGTCCTTTTGAATTCTACGAACTTCAACAGGCTGTCGTTGTTCTGGAGAATACCTCTTAACGGTAGCGCTTGAGTGAGGGGGACACTCGTTTGAGTCAACATTTACTGGTTTACCATCATCAGGATAAGATACTCCATTCTGTTCGATAACCTTGGCGGGACTGGATCCTTGCAAGTAAGGTGCACGAGTTGGCGACATCCGCGGCTCCATTGACGTTGGAAACCCAGTTGGCGATTGCATTAGGTAGTTGGATTCTCGGTCCTGAGATTGCTGCACGTGTTCATCCAAGACAATTATCGAATAGTTATCATTTGCAGCATCTTTCAATGTCGGAGAGTCTGGAGGGGTACGCATTGGTGGCTGAGAAACTGGTCTGTTACGCGGTAACTTTGAGGACAAGATCCTCATGTTTTCAGTATGCTTGTCAACGGAAGAAGCTTCAATAgttttgttgttcaatCCAGTACCTCCGTCCTTTGCCTTCACCCTCCCAGTTCCATGGTTATATGCAAACGAGTAGATATCCTGCTGAATAGTGAAACCCGCGAGCATTGTAGTTAGTTTCTCTAAAGAAATTTGCTCATGTACTGCAGCATCAATACCAACTACTGCAAATTCCTGAATCTTCGTTTTCATCATTTGCATCCTCGATTCTTCCAGCAGCTGGAGCTCCATACTCAATGATCCCCACTCCTGTAACCAACGTTTATTGGCAGCCTTGGCTTCCTGTGAAAGTACATCGATTTTCTTACTCAACTCATCCACAATGGAACGCCATTTGCtcaattgtttttggttgttcATTGATTCGCGGCCGCCTATTAAATTTTGCTGGTTCAGCTGATACTCTCGAAGTTCTACCTTGGCCTTTTCCAATTTCTCTAACAGCTCATCATGCATTTGTCTTTTCTGCACTTTATCCATCCGCAACTGCCTGATCTTCCCCTCTAACGTCTTATAACGTGCCTGTCCATTACTGACAAACTCCTTCAATGCGTTATACTGCTCTCGATAGATCTGCTCCGCTTGCTTCGAGTGACTCTGCGCAACCTTTGTTTGCTCAACCTTACACAACTCTAAACTGCGTTGCATGTTCCCATAATCAGGAGTATTCTTCAGTTGTTTCTCTAAATGATGCACAATTGCCCCCATCTTCCTCGAGTAATCCTTCTCCAACTTACTTCTCTCTTCGAAGAATACGGACAAATTCTTGCACACCTCTAATCCCTGTGCAACATGTCGCAACAGGATCCGAACACCTTCCTCCTGGGCATCCCAAAAGTTCGACTGATAGTTATAATTAAGTGCCATTTCCGTCTTTATGCTCTAGCTTTACCACCTACTTCACTTACACTTCCTGATAATTCTAATCCTAACTTAAGTTCCGGCCTCCTCCCCTCCCTCAGACTCAAGCATTAAAAGTTGATTAGCTGTTCCCTCTCTAAATCACTCCTTTCTATAATCCTGCACATCCCAACTAGTGAGCTTCTCGAGAAACACAACCTCCCAAACCAggcaaatatttgtttaccaatatttaaataaGGAACTTCATAAACATAGCGCCCTCGTGTATGCTATCATTATTTACGGAATTGCTCGTGACAGAAAAGGAAAGGGAAATTCCTAAAAGGGAAGAGAGGAAACGGACATTTTTGTCGACGTTTCCTTGAAGCTCGAGAGAGAAAACGACGTGCTTGCTCTTCTTAAATTAAGAGCAAAGGAatacatacacacacataGTAACGTATTCGAA is part of the Eremothecium cymbalariae DBVPG#7215 chromosome 2, complete sequence genome and encodes:
- the RCH1 gene encoding Rch1p (similar to Ashbya gossypii ABR085C); the encoded protein is MSFSQRIQEIRHNRSLRFIGSQWFFIVLGVLVTLAYFFPSFGRNGGTIHAEYTIGYGAVALIFLQTGLSMSSKKLLVNIFNWRAHFVVLLISFLVTSAIMYGICCGLLQWGKIDEWVIVGLVLVSACPTTIASNVMMTKDAGGNESLSVCEVFIENVLGTFLTPAIVQLYTSSGQLKFGNPASDSSLSILYRSVMKQLGISLFIPLAAGQLLQNMFPTQVSWALKNLNMGTISSFCLLLIMWSSFSTAFHQKAFESVSHLSIIFLVFFVIGIFLLFTLISYFMARPPLLDLLFRKELSEQSSKVYQISYHIFKPFYYSKRDTIAVMFCGASKTGALGVSLITAQYGNNFRNLGKLLVPLTLYQTEQIVISSLLVPLFRRWCSDENERMVKENTGELDIESSIKLEGQSSKEKKLNSNMI
- the ARP9 gene encoding Arp9p (similar to Ashbya gossypii ABR084W) — encoded protein: MIYPINNGSITNLDAFLYFLKAIYKSVLQQRIKENPEGWEAQVSNIPMFLITHYSWSQSEQEILTQFVFESMKLNNFMIMPNSLATSYAFGSLQNCVVIDIGGAHTDIIPIVDYTPLEYLAYSAPVGGDAINAKLASFLPGWSAASIEDLKRSSVFEVLSKDAKDKSKFNFNEDEEASEEDEGALDVAAIITSGRDTREILEERERNKNKEQVSNSQLETNSFVDRDGNDVTVGKQRFQGCDDLIKEISRACGMVLSQIDEGSRCKAVWENVLISGGTSEIAGFREALLTQLCEDHLIYEPDHERQQREQDLMANMPKQRKNKFIGGAVAQSGFLNSLEYAQSPNIIKAPKFPEYFTEWKKHGYGEVAFLGAQIVSKQVFGHSNDTFYVTRGKYDDKGPSVIWDVCL
- the CSE4 gene encoding centromeric DNA-binding histone H3-like protein CSE4 (similar to Ashbya gossypii ABR083C); translated protein: MEQSIRNELPSRNLVRLSPADNDSINQRALQLLQRNRQRRQLLQRQEDRLRYVSTKSEHKENYERHKANDDARASEQRHSEVDGKGILKAKAKRHKSAMTVKRMRYRPSDVALQEIRKYQRSTELLISRMPFARLVKEVTDQFTTEEQQLRWQSMAILALQEASEAYLVGLLEHTNLLALHAKRITIMRKDMQLARRIRGQFI
- the HOF1 gene encoding formin-binding protein HOF1 (similar to Ashbya gossypii ABR082W), yielding MALNYNYQSNFWDAQEEGVRILLRHVAQGLEVCKNLSVFFEERSKLEKDYSRKMGAIVHHLEKQLKNTPDYGNMQRSLELCKVEQTKVAQSHSKQAEQIYREQYNALKEFVSNGQARYKTLEGKIRQLRMDKVQKRQMHDELLEKLEKAKVELREYQLNQQNLIGGRESMNNQKQLSKWRSIVDELSKKIDVLSQEAKAANKRWLQEWGSLSMELQLLEESRMQMMKTKIQEFAVVGIDAAVHEQISLEKLTTMLAGFTIQQDIYSFAYNHGTGRVKAKDGGTGLNNKTIEASSVDKHTENMRILSSKLPRNRPVSQPPMRTPPDSPTLKDAANDNYSIIVLDEHVQQSQDRESNYLMQSPTGFPTSMEPRMSPTRAPYLQGSSPAKVIEQNGVSYPDDGKPVNVDSNECPPHSSATVKRYSPEQRQPVEVRRIQKDQQLINEEFRDTRAGSSESESYTSNPTDYTQKKVRTSIDSMSTSISSYASSIDDSQRLAKSWNSRNRRKSRDFCRSAEDLSRPSSDPVPIASSQSGSDGSSLRRTRSHRRKSLAADIDGALRALEEEEMKRNQPKSKNLPSSDSDSDGSNSVDRQPRFIPFEKTKTTTFEWPKATSRGQRVIGYAKALYSFTEPNENDILNFQMGDHLLLTEKLNTDWYIGEVHNSNGRQGLIPMNYVKFLS